The Sporanaerobacter acetigenes DSM 13106 genome includes a window with the following:
- a CDS encoding tRNA threonylcarbamoyladenosine dehydratase has product MDNPFMRTELLLGSKAMSKLRESRVCIFGIGGVGSFAAEALVRSGIGSIVLVDYDTIDITNINRQIHANFNTIGRTKVEVMKERILDINPSIDIEIYNVRLEKSNIDELVSERYDYVVDAIDTVSSKLDLIEKCKNLSIPIISCMGAGNKLNPTSFKVGDIYSTSVCPLAKVMRYELRKRGIGDLKVVWSDEKPIKTNIEEKDRRKSSPGSVSFVPSVAGLIIASEVVKDLIDKEVNDGTSRFGY; this is encoded by the coding sequence ATGGATAATCCTTTTATGAGAACAGAATTATTGTTAGGTAGTAAAGCTATGAGTAAACTAAGAGAATCAAGGGTATGTATATTTGGTATAGGAGGAGTAGGTTCTTTTGCTGCTGAAGCACTAGTACGTTCAGGAATTGGAAGTATTGTTTTAGTTGATTATGATACAATAGATATTACCAATATAAATAGACAAATTCATGCAAATTTTAATACAATAGGAAGAACTAAGGTAGAGGTTATGAAGGAAAGAATATTAGACATAAATCCTTCAATAGACATAGAAATTTATAATGTACGATTGGAAAAATCCAACATAGACGAACTAGTATCTGAAAGGTATGATTATGTAGTGGATGCTATAGATACAGTATCTTCAAAATTGGATTTAATAGAGAAATGTAAAAATTTAAGTATACCAATTATAAGCTGTATGGGTGCTGGGAATAAATTGAACCCTACTAGTTTTAAAGTAGGAGATATTTATAGCACTAGTGTATGTCCTTTGGCTAAAGTAATGAGATATGAACTTAGAAAAAGAGGGATAGGAGATTTAAAGGTAGTTTGGTCAGATGAAAAACCTATTAAAACCAATATAGAGGAAAAGGATCGTAGGAAATCAAGTCCAGGGAGTGTTTCATTTGTCCCATCTGTAGCAGGTCTTATTATTGCTTCAGAAGTAGTTAAAGATTTAATTGATAAGGAGGTTAATGATGGAACAAGTAGGTTTGGTTACTAA
- the aspS gene encoding aspartate--tRNA ligase encodes MGEKMENLRRTHMCGNLRVSNIGEEVVLMGWVQKQRNLGSLIFADLRDTTGIAQIVFDDTLSEEIFKKAEKIRSEYVIAVKGKVRKRESINKEIPTGEIEVLASELKILDEAETPPIYIKDDDDVSESMRLKYRYLDLRKPSMQENLKTRHKVAKVIREFLDENNFVEIETPMLTKPTPEGARDYLVPSRVNPGEFYALPQSPQLMKQLLMVSGMDRYYQIVRCFRDEDLRANRQPEFTQVDMEMSFVDVDDVIELNERLLYKLFKEIKGMEIELPIKRMTYDEAMERFGSDKPDLRFGFELVNISDIVANSSFKVFSETISNNGEVRGININGYGDKFSRKDISKLEEYVKTFGAKGLAWIKITNEGITSPIAKFLGEEELSEIIKKINGKENDLLLFVADKPSVVFDSLGNLRIEVAKKLDIIDKNDLKLLWITEFPLFEYDEEEGRYVAKHHPFTHPMDEDIELLETEPEKVRAKAYDIVINGDEMGGGSIRINNRELQERMFKALGFTMEEAWDKFGFLLEAFKYGTPPHGGLAYGFDRLIMLLTNNDNIRDVIAFPKTQSATCLLTNAPTAVSPEQLKEVHVKLDMKE; translated from the coding sequence ATGGGTGAAAAGATGGAAAATTTAAGAAGGACTCATATGTGTGGAAATTTAAGAGTGTCTAATATTGGTGAAGAAGTAGTTTTGATGGGCTGGGTGCAAAAACAGAGAAATTTAGGTTCTCTTATATTTGCAGATTTAAGAGATACAACAGGAATTGCTCAAATAGTATTTGATGATACTTTATCAGAAGAAATATTTAAAAAAGCAGAAAAGATAAGAAGTGAATATGTCATTGCAGTAAAAGGAAAAGTAAGAAAAAGAGAGTCCATAAACAAAGAGATTCCTACAGGAGAAATAGAGGTTTTAGCAAGTGAGTTAAAAATATTAGATGAAGCCGAGACACCACCAATTTATATCAAGGATGATGATGATGTTTCTGAATCTATGAGATTAAAATACAGATATTTAGACTTGAGAAAGCCTTCTATGCAAGAAAATTTGAAGACTAGGCACAAAGTAGCAAAAGTCATAAGAGAATTTCTTGATGAGAACAATTTTGTTGAAATAGAAACTCCAATGCTCACTAAACCTACTCCTGAGGGAGCTAGAGATTATTTAGTTCCAAGCAGAGTAAATCCTGGAGAATTCTATGCACTTCCACAATCACCACAACTTATGAAACAACTTTTAATGGTGTCTGGAATGGATAGATATTATCAGATAGTAAGATGTTTTAGAGATGAGGACTTGAGAGCTAATAGACAGCCAGAATTTACTCAAGTAGATATGGAAATGTCTTTTGTAGATGTAGATGATGTAATTGAGTTAAATGAAAGATTGTTATATAAACTTTTTAAAGAAATAAAAGGTATGGAAATAGAATTGCCAATAAAAAGAATGACATATGATGAGGCAATGGAGAGATTTGGTTCAGATAAGCCAGATTTAAGATTTGGATTTGAACTTGTAAACATAAGTGATATAGTAGCAAATTCAAGTTTTAAAGTTTTTAGTGAAACTATTTCAAATAATGGAGAAGTCAGAGGAATAAATATAAATGGCTATGGAGATAAATTTTCAAGAAAAGATATTTCAAAACTAGAAGAGTATGTAAAAACTTTTGGAGCTAAAGGCCTAGCTTGGATAAAGATAACAAATGAAGGAATTACCTCTCCTATAGCTAAATTTTTGGGGGAAGAAGAATTAAGTGAAATAATTAAAAAGATAAATGGAAAAGAAAATGATTTGCTATTGTTTGTTGCAGATAAACCTAGCGTAGTATTTGATAGTCTTGGAAATTTGAGAATTGAAGTCGCAAAAAAACTTGATATAATAGATAAAAATGACTTAAAACTTCTATGGATAACAGAATTTCCATTGTTTGAATATGATGAAGAAGAAGGAAGATATGTGGCTAAACACCATCCTTTTACCCATCCAATGGATGAAGATATTGAACTATTAGAGACAGAACCTGAAAAAGTAAGAGCTAAAGCTTATGATATAGTTATCAATGGGGATGAAATGGGTGGAGGAAGTATAAGAATTAATAATAGAGAATTGCAAGAGAGAATGTTTAAAGCACTAGGATTCACTATGGAAGAAGCTTGGGATAAATTTGGGTTTTTACTTGAAGCTTTTAAATATGGAACACCTCCTCATGGCGGATTGGCATATGGTTTTGATAGGCTAATCATGTTATTGACAAATAATGACAATATCAGAGATGTAATAGCATTTCCTAAAACTCAAAGTGCAACATGTCTTTTAACTAATGCACCAACAGCTGTGAGTCCTGAACAACTTAAAGAAGTTCATGTGAAGTTGGATATGAAAGAATAA